From one Plasmodium malariae genome assembly, chromosome: 12 genomic stretch:
- the PmUG01_12059600 gene encoding conserved Plasmodium protein, unknown function: protein MAQNKRKCKKLNLLKDQMFLTKKYVDMNDPIYDSEIEDENCFYSILNAEEIEYSQKVSEMKNKMFEDLNILSFEEFEKKCDLLIENFFAGSNFQEFIEDVKELNVKKYNDYLVLQLIKKSFDRDDECQINVSCLLNVLSITKLINAEQVQRAFEKILLSLDDMKLDCPLCYEIFLKYLRFSTLDNVIDKNYIFKLPTAFFDNLGIDNLNEQELRLFNAKENDTALNEEQAHEEMNNINMNHTQDSKLALEASGSNGSSSVGEKNGEHYDMYAQNLEDVEEKKRVKDEIWKDTLLWVLELNMKDVQKEKKEFKQKSRDFLVDFFNDGDMNEVIEFLNNTNSLFHYEFIRISIIESFSKNNICRKFISYLLDNLCETYFFKGDIIIAFVRIIGYIDDYEIDFPQAKEMICKFLLRCIYDDVLYPAFLSDIYTLHIGGVTGMMICNKTQQRINDKKKLNLNNINYIWDEDDTYEKMKLKRKINNTLLEYFYSYIDEEEFYLYVDEFLPLYHDLCNYVVKKMFVLNVDINNDLNLSFKLVDCLLKKNFISEKNIEGGVIEVLNSLKDIILDIPKYPEEFKKIVTHLLQMNYISQEIFEDASKEIETFNM, encoded by the coding sequence ATGGCGCAGAATAAGCGAAAATGCAAGAAACTTAATTTGCTGAAGGATCAAATGTTCCTaacgaaaaaatatgtaGATATGAATGATCCAATATATGATAGTGAAATTGAAGATGAAAATTGTTTCTATAGTATCCTGAACGCTGAAGAAATTGAGTACTCACAAAAAGTATcggaaatgaaaaataaaatgtttgaagatttgaatattttatccTTTGAAGAATTCGAGAAAAAATGCGATTTACTAATTGAGAACTTTTTTGCAGGAAGTAATTTTCAAGAGTTTATTGAAGATGTGAAGGAATTAAatgtaaagaaatataatgaCTATTTGGTTTTACAACTAATTAAGAAATCTTTTGATCGAGATGATGAGTGCCAAATTAATGTGTCATGTTTGTTGAATGTTTTAAGTATTACAAAGTTAATAAACGCTGAACAAGTGCAAAGAgcttttgaaaaaattctTCTTAGTTTAGATGATATGAAATTAGATTGCCCTTTATgctatgaaatttttttaaaatatctcAGATTTAGTACATTAGATAATGTTATAGacaagaattatatttttaaattacctACTGCCTTTTTTGATAATTTGGGAATAGATAATTTGAATGAACAGGAATTGCGGTTATTCAATGCTAAGGAGAATGATACAGCATTAAATGAAGAACAAGCACATGAAGAGAtgaataacataaatatgaatCATACCCAAGATTCTAAACTTGCGCTAGAAGCAAGCGGTTCAAATGGTTCAAGCAGTGTAGGTGAAAAGAATGGGGAGCATTATGATATGTATGCACAGAATCTTGAAGATgtagaagagaaaaaaagagtaaaggATGAAATATGGAAGGATACACTACTGTGGGTTTTAGAGTTAAATATGAAAGACgtacaaaaggaaaaaaaggaatttaaacaaaaatcaAGAGATTTTTTAGTAGACTTTTTTAATGATGGAGATATGAATGAAGTAATTGAATTTTTAAACAATACGAATAGTTTGTTTCATTATGAATTTATTAGAATTAGTATAATAGAATCATTtagcaaaaataatatatgtagaaAGTTTATATCCTACTTGTTAGATAATTTATGcgaaacatattttttcaaaggGGATATTATCATAGCCTTTGTAAGAATTATTGGGTACATCGATGATTATGAAATAGACTTTCCTCAAGCTAAAGAAATGATATGCAAATTTTTACTTCGTTGTATCTATGATGATGTGTTATACCCAGCCTTTTTAAGCGATATTTATACATTGCACATAGGAGGTGTTACTGGCATGATGATTTGTAATAAAACCCAACAAAGGattaatgataaaaagaaattaaatttaaataacataaattatatatgggATGAAGATGatacatatgaaaaaatgaaattgaaaagaaaaattaataacactttattagaatatttttattcctatATAGATGAAGAGGAGTTTTATTTGTACGTTGATGAATTTTTACCTCTATATCATGATTTATGCAATTATgttgttaaaaaaatgtttgtgTTGAATGTTGATATTAACAACGACTTAAATTTATCCTTCAAACTTGTTGATtgtttgttaaaaaaaaattttatttcagaaaaaaatattgaaggAGGAGTAATTGAGGTTTTGAACTCATTAAAGGACATTATTTTAGATATACCAAAATATCCcgaagaatttaaaaaaattgtaacaCACTTATTGCAAATGAATTACATATCGCAGGAAATATTTGAAGATGCTTCTAAAGAAATTGAAACATTTAATATGTAG
- the TRX1 gene encoding thioredoxin 1, putative — protein sequence MNFDAVVSQNELVIVDFFAEWCGPCKRIAPFYEECSKKYTKMVFIKVDVDEVSEVTEKENITSMPTFKIYKNGVVVETLLGANDTALKQLIEKHAA from the exons ATGA ATTTCGATGCTGTTGTTTCTCAAAATGAATTAGTCATCGTTGACTTTTTCGCCGAGTGGTGTGGACCTTGCAAGAGAATTGCCCCTTTTTATGAAGAGTGCTCAAAGAAATATACCAAAAtggtttttataaaagtcGATGTAGATGAGGTTTCTGAAGTTActgaaaaagaaaacattaCATCAATGCcaacttttaaaatttataagaatGGAGTTGTTGTGGAAACTCTATTGGGAGCTAATGATACGGCCTTAAAACAGCTTATTGAGAAACATGCAGCTTAa
- the PmUG01_12059800 gene encoding conserved Plasmodium protein, unknown function produces the protein MKGEDKRTDICFYKYNNKQGLLPMHGNLMQNKKTDMNNEECKTTFYNINFENTIGKNFIKMVGNDGTREKHKYLEEQNTIKVQLKQDINAQLGNSYSNSYENGNRCNRSTISNKSINLWNNNSNCNSNYKINYNSDYTNNNTGNNLHLKQNTHLDILNDEELEAHNASEVNNSFTAAEYQSNAKVERDMCQIYNQKYAINNCKNNIHFDSEQTLTYDDSQKNLLEHYQDNYHVNSQQTLNLNSDQNISDSFQSYLGTDSKQTLLFDVGRIGQYTNKEFFKNRNNLNFPDNSYYSNIYERRQINNGSEISDNENKKKKMNKMNFVQHLEICNEQSAHSGGKHGVYSPKGKNIYALNDNNVYISRNQIVCEKESDIIPHMGRQNASNIRQHVISNEYENDMKLQHGNFEHNTCRTNLKEKYAQKVSVDTYEDNLHDLRNINIRPDIEKGSSHNNNSNNNNNSNNNNNSNNNNNNNNNNNNNNNNNNNNNNNNNNNNNNNNNNNNNNNNNNNNNNNNNNNNNNNNNNNNNNNDNSFGISKDDIAHINNKLSAGVCNYKYSYVQKNNSFLPQSSAHNKDFTQEKIISNSVAGHSLINQNKQDRDNGFITVRTLNTDFNNKKVGRFQSNNTTNLQKVRSSIERADAYDHSNSEKYDNSNYKYSPNDSDNMQRLRDKNSYVLKTDKSWYQGTPFFKKEFAQRMDVDNADDTTDTGDCVDTGDATYLSDAADTRDATYTGAAAATSQTDVLENDSYLYVNSGYDHKCINGKQYLSKFLEKSYQIDEIKSCMPEPTLYTNQNFDVPHIIQGITTRNNNGIVSESRHDTIIEYDNKWRLVKGKQFAINQSGNFKSVQESEKLFQKYLDEQNANTKRMLLHSNFNALTGRFVVNPFYNNNENSNYLNKIHDYKDTYHVYPTYYSITPNEQINKNITVEKEKHALKETSQVKITLNKNNEYSDNKNSSKPGPKKKCIIKKQNLPICSNYFLKNRIKDFVSETVKDYCNVNLFNQSI, from the coding sequence ATGAAGGGAGAAGATAAAAGAACcgatatttgtttttataagtataataataagcaAGGTTTATTACCAATGCATGGTAATTTGATgcagaataaaaaaacagaTATGAATAATGAAGAATGCAAAACtacattttataacattaattttgaaaataccATTgggaaaaattttatcaaaatgGTAGGTAATGATGGAACAAgagaaaaacataaatatctGGAAGAACAAAATACAATTAAGGTTCAATTGAAGCAGGACATAAATGCGCAACTAGGTAACAGTTATAGTAATAGCTATGAAAATGGGAATAGATGCAATCGAAGTACAATTTCTAACAAGAGTATAAATCTTTGGAATAATAACAGCAATTGTAATAGCAATTATAAGATCAACTATAACAGCgattatacaaataataacaCTGGTAACAATTTGCACCTTAAACAAAACACTCATCTAGACATATTAAATGATGAAGAATTGGAAGCACATAATGCATCTGAAGTTAACAACAGCTTTACTGCAGCAGAGTACCAGTCTAATGCAAAAGTAGAGAGAGATATGTGTCAAATATATAACCAAAAATATGCAattaataattgtaaaaataatatacactTTGATTCAGAACAAACACTAACATATGATGATTCacagaaaaatttattagaaCATTATCAAGACAATTATCATGTAAACTCACAACAaacattaaatttaaattcaGATCAAAATATTTCGGATTCATTTCAAAGCTATTTAGGTACAGATTCAAAACAGACATTACTATTTGACGTAGGCAGAATTGGGCAATATACTAAcaaagaattttttaaaaataggaaCAATTTGAATTTTCCAGATAATTCCTATTATTCCAATATATATGAACGTAGACAAATAAACAATGGTTCAGAAATTTcagataatgaaaataaaaaaaaaaaaatgaataaaatgaattttgtTCAACATTTGGAAATATGCAATGAACAGAGTGCACACAGTGGAGGTAAACACGGTGTGTATAGTCcaaaagggaaaaatatatacgcattaaatgataacaatgtatatatatcgaGGAACCAAATTGTATGCGAGAAAGAATCAGACATTATTCCTCATATGGGAAGACAGAATGCTTCAAATATTCGTCAACATGTCATTTCAAACGAATATGAAAATGACATGAAATTACAACATGGAAATTTTGAGCATAATACGTGTAGAACTAACTTGAAGGAGAAGTATGCACAGAAAGTTAGTGTAGATACATATGAGGATAATTTGCATGACTtgagaaatattaatataagacCAGACATTGAAAAGGGGAGCTcacataataataacagtaataataataataacagtaataataataataacagtaataataataataataataataataataataataataataataataataataataataataataataataataataataataataataataataataataataataataataataataataataataataataataataataataataataataataataataataataataataataataataataatgataattcaTTTGGTATATCGAAAGACGATATAGCACACATCAACAATAAGTTATCTGCTGGAGTgtgtaattataaatattcatatgttcaaaaaaataattcctttttaCCACAAAGTAGTGCACATAATAAGGATTTTACccaggaaaaaattatatctaaTAGTGTAGCAGGACATAGTTTGATAAATCAGAACAAGCAGGATAGAGACAATGGTTTTATAACAGTAAGAACATTAAATACAGattttaataacaaaaaagtaGGTAGATTCCAGTCAAACAATACAACTAATTTACAAAAGGTGAGATCTTCTATAGAAAGAGCAGATGCCTATGATCATTCAAATagtgaaaaatatgataattcGAATTATAAATACAGTCCTAATGATAGTGATAATATGCAAAGATTAAGAGACAAGAACAGCTATGTTTTGAAAACAGATAAGTCGTGGTACCAGGGTACCccgttttttaaaaaagaattcgCGCAAAGAATGGACGTTGATAATGCGGATGATACTACTGATACGGGGGATTGTGTTGATACAGGGGATGCTACGTACTTAAGCGATGCTGCTGATACAAGGGATGCTACGTACACAGGTGCTGCTGCTGCTACCTCCCAAACAGACGTGCTAGAAAATGATAgctatttatatgtaaattctGGATATGATCATAAATGTATTAACGGAAAACAATACTTAAGCAAATTCTTAGAAAAAAGTTATCAGATAGACGAAATAAAAAGTTGCATGCCTGAACCAACTTTATACACAAATCAAAATTTTGATGTACCCCATATTATTCAAGGAATAACTACAAGGAATAATAATGGAATTGTATCAGAGAGTAGACATGACACTATCATAGAATATGATAATAAGTGGAGATTAGTTAAAGGAAAGCAATTTGCTATTAATCAAAGTGGTAATTTTAAATCTGTACAAGAATCAGAAAaactttttcaaaaatatttagatgAACAAAACGCGAATACAAAGAGAATGCTTTTACATAGTAATTTTAACGCTCTAACCGGAAGATTTGTAGTAAatcctttttataataataatgagaattccaattacttaaataaaattcatgACTATAAAGACACCTACCATGTTTACCCCACATATTATAGTATAACtccaaatgaacaaataaacaaaaatataactgtagaaaaagaaaaacatgcTTTAAAAGAAACATCACAAGTTAAAATTACacttaacaaaaataacGAGTATTCTGATAATAAAAACTCAAGTAAACCAGGACctaagaaaaaatgtataattaaaaagcaAAACTTACCCATATgtagtaattattttttaaaaaacagaataaaaGACTTCGTATCCGAAACAGTTAAGGATTACTGTAATGTAAATTTGTTTAATCAATCTATATGA